The Chanos chanos chromosome 6, fChaCha1.1, whole genome shotgun sequence genome includes a region encoding these proteins:
- the zgc:153372 gene encoding arsenite methyltransferase: protein MASVVHENVKSYYGSRLQTSSDLQTNATCSKPARPLPKSAAEALKHVHPEVCSRYFGCGLVIPEKLEGCKILDLGSGSGRDCYVLSKLVGKDGRVTGLDMTEEMILISQKYVQYHQEKFGYEEPNMEFVQGYMERLRDAGIESNSLDVIVSNCVICLCPDKRAVLKEAYQALKEGGEFYFSDMYASKVVPESFKEDQVLWGEGMAGALYWQDLISLTKEIGFSTPCLVSSSRIVVHNPDLQKKTGDVQYASGTYRFFKIPRDLVKTRAVVTYRGTVLDCAEQLEFDASHVFKTGAPVEVDAEMAAILQLSRFSVDFSIQKLDTPEHKQDPNPSQFCHLSPFLLADRLGCSIQQCSKTGKTGDGGKDPSTVCDGKTTTGACKQ, encoded by the exons ATGGCGTCAGTTGTGCACGAGAATGTGAAG AGTTATTATGGCTCTCGCCTGCAAACTTCATCGGATTTACAGACCAACGCGACATGTTCAAAGCCCGCTCGACCACTTCCAAAAAGCGCAGCTGAAGCCCTTAAACACGTCCATCCTGAGGTGTGCAGTCG GTACTTTGGGTGTGGTCTGGTGATCCCTGAGAAGTTGGAGGGCTGTAAGATCCTGGATTTGGGCAGTGGATCTGGCAGAGACTGCTATGTCCTCAGCAAACTAGTGGGGAAGGATGGCCGTGTTACTGGCTTAGACATGACTGAAGAAATG ATTCTCATCTCCCAGAAATATGTACAGTACCATCAAGAAAAGTTTGGCTATGAGGAACCAAACATGGAGTTTGTTCAGGGATACATGGAAAGACTTAGGGACGCAGGCATAGAGAGCAATTCCTTGGATGTCATTGT GTCAAACTGTGTGATATGCTTGTGTCCTGACAAGAGAGCTGTACTGAAAGAAGCCTACCAAGCTCTCAAG GAAGGAGGAGAATTTTACTTCAGTGACATGTATGCAAGCAAAGTTGTCCCAGAATCTTTTAAAGAAGACCAAGTTTTGTGGG GTGAGGGAATGGCTGGTGCCCTCTACTGGCAAGACCTGATCTCTTTAACTAAGGAGATTGGCTTCAGCACCCCATGCTTAGTGTCCTCCAGTCGCATCGTGGTGCATAACCCTGAtctccagaaaaaaacag GAGACGTTCAGTATGCGTCAGGAACATACCGTTTCTTTAAAATTCCCAGAGACTTGGTGAAGACTAGAGCTGTGGTCACATACAGAGGGACTGTACTGGACTGTGCGGAGCAGCTGGAGTTCGATGCCTCGCATGTTTTTAAG ACAGGTGCACCAGTGGAGGTAGATGCAGAAATGGCAGCCATACTTCAGCTCAGCCGTTTCTCTGTAGACTTCTCAATCCAAAAGTTAGATACTCCGGAACACAAACAAGACCCTAATCCCTCACag TTTTGCCATCTCAGCCCGTTCCTGCTGGCAGACAGACTGGGTTGCTCCATCCAGCAGTGTTCCAAGACAGGGAAGACAGGAGACGGTGGAAAGGATCCCAGCACAGTGTGTGACGGCAAAACAACCACAGGGGCCTGCAAACAATGA